The region TGTTGATGCCGTCACGCGGCACTTCGCGGAATTCTCCATGCTTGTAGCCGCCCCCTGCGAGGATGATGGGCAGATCGGTGTTTTTGTGCGAGTTCGCATCGCTCATGCCGCTGCCGAAAAGCACGGCGGTGGAGTCGAGCAGGGTGCGGTCGCCATCCTGCATCTTGGAAAGGCGGGTGAGGAATTTGCCGAAGTGCTCGATCTGGTATTTCTCCAGCGTGATGAGGTGGGCGATGGCCTCCGCATCATTGCTGTGGTGGGAGAGGCCGTGGTAAGACTTATCAATGCCCAGATCCTGCGGCAGGAAGTCGCCGCCGATCTCCAGGGTGGCGATGCGGGTGGAGTCGGTCTGGAGGGCGAGGGCGATCAGCTCATACAGCATGGGCAGATCCTGCACCGGGTTGCGGTTCGCCGGTTTTTCAAAGGGGGCTTTGGGCTTCGGCTGGCTGGCCCAGCGTTTGCGCAGTTCCAGGCGCTTTTCCACATCGCGCACGGAGGTCAGGTATTCGTCCAGCTTGTCCTTGTCCTCCTTGTTCACCTGACGGGAGAGACGGTTGGCATCTTCCAGCACGGAGTCGAGGATGGAGGCCTGCACCTGGTTTTCCTGCACGCGGCGCGCCTGGCGTTCCTGGGAGTCGCTGATGAACAGGCGCTCGAACAATTCTGCCGGGCCGGTGATGGGGGGAACGCGCACGCCGGACTTGGTCCAGGCGATCTGGCAACCGCCGTGGATGCCGCCTTCGGAGCCGACCGTGAGGGAGGGAAAACGGGTCTCAAAGCCCACTTCGTCGGC is a window of Prosthecobacter algae DNA encoding:
- a CDS encoding DUF1552 domain-containing protein, which translates into the protein MNRRRFLLQSLSTSLALPGLPSLMAKSVGGNSAVQAAKGAGAGAQRFVAIGNLLGYQTKSLFPTTTGRNYEKTTLLEPLWENRNHMTVFKGLDHGVKGGHFAVHSFLSGVLNSEAQNRPDGNVSIDQYLADEVGFETRFPSLTVGSEGGIHGGCQIAWTKSGVRVPPITGPAELFERLFISDSQERQARRVQENQVQASILDSVLEDANRLSRQVNKEDKDKLDEYLTSVRDVEKRLELRKRWASQPKPKAPFEKPANRNPVQDLPMLYELIALALQTDSTRIATLEIGGDFLPQDLGIDKSYHGLSHHSNDAEAIAHLITLEKYQIEHFGKFLTRLSKMQDGDRTLLDSTAVLFGSGMSDANSHKNTDLPIILAGGGYKHGEFREVPRDGINKVPLCNLFVDIAQRMGVETDSFGSSTGRFS